From a single Glycine soja cultivar W05 chromosome 19, ASM419377v2, whole genome shotgun sequence genomic region:
- the LOC114397985 gene encoding microtubule-associated protein 70-2-like, with the protein MASTHIGNAGDADAKALKGRPKKPSDDFISLFHGSDPVRVELTRLQNELREKDRELGDALAEIKSLRNSERLKEKGVEELTDELIKVDEKLKAAEALLESKNLEIKKINEEKRAALAAQFAAEATLRRVHAAQKDDEMPPIEAIIAPLEAELKLARMEVAKLQDDNRALGRLTKSKEAALLEAERTVQIALAKASLVDDLQNKNQELMKQIEICQEENKILDKMLRQKVAEVEKLTQTVRELEEAVLAGGAAANAVRDYQRKVQEMNDERKILEREVARAKVTANRVATVVANEWKDANDKVMPVKQWLEERKFFQGEMQQLRDKLAIAERTAKAEAQMKEKYQLRFKVLEERVKTSNGNSKFTVSDGRNIATGPSRRQSFGGAESLSASSSNGYQSRKTSISRPGSLRSNSANVLLKHAKLSSRSFDGGSRNLERERPTSDANGLDNMPRNSNIQTITSETITTHEESANGTPVKKSKSENEDYVSGMLYDMLQKEVISLRKACHEKDLTLKDKDDAIEMLAKKVDTLSKAMEVEARKMRREVASMEKEVAAMRISKEHDHRARRASAPRGAVNSQSISSRSARNF; encoded by the exons ATGGCGAGCACCCACATTGGGAATGCCGGAGACGCCGACGCGAAGGCCTTGAAGGGTCGCCCCAAGAAGCCCTCCGACGACTTCATCTCCCTCTTCCATGGCTCCGATCCGGTCCGCGTCGAGCTCACGCGCCTCCAGAACGAACTCCGAG AGAAAGATAGAGAGCTTGGGGATGCACTTGCGGAAATTAAGTCATTGAGGAATTCAGAGCGTCTTAAGGAAAAGGGGGTTGAAGAG CTAACAGATGAGCTGATCAAGGTGGATGAAAAGCTAAAAGCAGCTGAAGCTCTTCTGGAAAGTAAG AaccttgaaataaaaaaaatcaatgaggAGAAAAGGGCAGCACTGGCTGCACAATTTGCTGCAGAAGCCACACTTCGAAGGGTTCATGCTGCACAGAAAGACGATGAAATGCCTCCTATTGAAGCGATTATTGCACCCCTGGAGGCAGAACTCAAGCTTGCTAGGATGGAG GTGGCAAAGCTGCAGGATGACAACAGAGCACTGGGTCGGCTAACCAAATCGAAGGAGGCTGCTCTTCTTGAGGCTGAGAGAACTGTTCAGATTGCTTTGGCAAAAGCATCCTTGGTTGATgatctgcaaaacaaaaatcaagagTTAATGAAACAGATTGAAATATGCCag GAGGAGAACAAAATCTTGGACAAAATGCTTCGGCAAAAGGTTGCTGAAGTTGAAAAACTAACTCAAACTGTTCGTGAGCTTGAAGAGGCTGTCTTGGCTGGTGGGGCTGCTGCTAATGCTGTCCGTGATTACCAGCGTAAAGTGCAAGAGATGAAT GATGAAAGGAAAATTTTGGAGCGGGAAGTAGCACGTGCCAAAGTTACTGCGAACAGGGTTGCGACTGTAGTTGCAAATGAGTGGAAAGATGCTAATGATAAAGTGATGCCTGTGAAGCAGTGgctagaagaaagaaaattttttCAG GGTGAAATGCAACAATTACGTGATAAATTGGCTATAGCTGAGCGCACTGCAAAGGCAGAGGCACAAATGAAG GAAAAATATCAATTGCGCTTCAaagttttggaggaaagggTTAAGACATCTAATGGTAATTCCAAATTCACTGTATCAGATGGAAGAAACATTGCCACTGGGCCTTCGCGGAGACAGTCTTTTGGTGGAGCTGAGAGTCTCTCTGCATCTTCTTCCAATGGATATCAATCTAGGAAAACCTCAATTTCGAGACCAGGGTCTCTAAGATCAAACAGTGCTAATGTGTTACTAAAACATGCCAAACTTTCATCGAGATCATTCGATGGTGGTAGTAGAAACTTGGAGAGAGAGAGGCCAACTTCAGATGCGAATGGGCTAGATAACATGCCAAGAAACTCCAACATTCAGACCATCACCAGTGAAACAATTACTACACACGAGGAGAGTGCAAATGGTACTCCAGTCAAAAAATCTAAATCAGAAAATGAAGACTATGTTTCAGGAATGCTGTATGACATGTTGCAAAAAGAGGTTATATCTCTGAGGAAGGCTTGTCATGAAAAAGACCTGACTCTTAAAGATAAGGATGATGCAATAGAG ATGTTGGCAAAGAAGGTTGATACATTGAGCAAGGCTATGGAAGTTGAGGCCAGAAAAATGCGTAGGGAAGTTGCTTCTATGGAAAAGGAGGTTGCCGCAATGCGGATTAGCAAGGAACATGATCATAGGGCACGGCGAGCAAGTGCTCCTAGGGGGGCTGTAAATTCCCAGTCAATTTCTTCCag GAGTGCACGTAACTTTTAG